Proteins from a single region of Kluyveromyces lactis strain NRRL Y-1140 chromosome C complete sequence:
- the RPB11 gene encoding DNA-directed RNA polymerase II core subunit RPB11 (highly similar to uniprot|P38902 Saccharomyces cerevisiae YOL005C): MNAPDRFELFLLPEGESKLKVEQDTKASSAIIVTFEKEDHTLGNLIRAELLEDEGVLFAAYKVEHPLFAKFKMRIQTVEGYDPKDALKNACNSIINKLAQLQSNFETEWNLQTLATEDYGM, encoded by the coding sequence ATGAATGCTCCAGATAGatttgaactttttttACTACCGGAAGGTGAGTCGAAGCTTAAAGTAGAGCAAGATACCAAGGCATCCAGTGCTATTATAGTAACgtttgagaaagaagaccACACTCTAGGGAATTTGATTAGAGCCGAACTTTTAGAAGATGAAGGAGTTCTTTTTGCAGCTTATAAGGTAGAGCATCCGTTATTTGCCAAGTTTAAAATGAGAATTCAGACTGTGGAAGGATACGATCCGAAGGATGCGTTGAAGAACGCATGTAATAGCATTATCAATAAGTTGGCTCAGCTGCAGTCTAACTTCGAAACAGAATGGAATTTGCAAACGTTGGCTACTGAGGATTATGGTATGTAA
- the SIN3 gene encoding transcriptional regulator SIN3 (similar to uniprot|Q75CF0 Ashbya gossypii ACL004W ACL004Wp and weakly similar to YOL004W uniprot|P22579 Saccharomyces cerevisiae YOL004W SIN3 DNA binding protein involved in transcriptional regulation), with product MSAPWNQQPDGPQQQQQQQQQQIPPSTGMINGVQGQSENSPNLLPQLAPPAVNIQIKPEHDQQQHHVTLPSISTISGSNQPSQGQGQEQVQGQQNARSHSHSHSHVHPHIHGPLSGVSNRMDNINLQNGGTPINSAAGSNGPVSTNSEGAIPTPSINNIVQQPDITHQQQQQQLLQGHNVQVENAMTVGQDPLQQAQYSSYRPLNVKDALSYLEQVKFQFSSRPDVYNHFLDIMKDFKSQAIDTPGVIQRVTTLFQGFPNLIQGFNTFLPHGYKIECSTNPNDPIKVTTPFGTTGEVSAGPPTQYQLAPVAGQNVENQNIEMQQQVSQPQFNNGDQIQHQQLQDQLQNQSATSAAMLVSQPQSQTQPQQLHSQQSPQQQGQPPQRQAQQQPQPPQLENQFVNQKIVAAGGGMLGALPGQQKTGEVEFSHAISYVNKIKTRFADQPDIYKQFLEILQTYQREQKPIHEVYAQVTILFQNNPDLLDDFKKFLPDSSVSQQQQEQQQEPQQQQQDQQQEHQQDQEQQHHEQKQQPLPQDQNQQAMLPPQPYLQQNQSMQGQGFYPQSGVLMQPTNLPPLGNFSASGQASPAENSHMLPSMHQHIAGGHVIPQHVVTQGMSNQDIPVSEMRSTMNGTYNQVEYIQGAPGYPQPLEGVQYMEAPMARPEIDLDPSLVPVVPEPIQPPEDAIALGDEVTFFERVKRFIGNKQVYAEFLKILNLYSQDLLTTSELVSKVEFYLHSSKELFDWFKSFVGYQEKPKHIENIVHEKHRLDLDLCEACGPSYKKLPKDDTFMPCSGRDEMCWEVLNDEWVGHPVWASEDSGFIAHRKNQYEDTLFKVEEERHEYDFYIESNLRTIQTLETIANKIANMTNEEKNNFKLPPGLGHTSLTIYKKVVRKVYDKDRGFEIIDALHEHPAVTVPIVLKRLKQKDEEWRRAQREWNKVWRELEQKVYYKSLDHLGLTFKQADKKLLTTKQLLSEISSIKVDQTNKRIHPLTPKPKSQLDFEINDREVLYDILDLVFTFVKTNASYSNSDKIKLDHFFKAFISLFFSYPIKDVNEAVSERSSITDQENGEEDSNKSDSEKSNKRTLSDEDSYLMKDILRRTKNAKTSNSEENQNSSSVKSNEEDETELLAKEAAKPWLLGSLIDEANNSGIVSDRHIFNLFTNTTIYVFFRHLNTLYERLLEVKKIDAEVTDEIKNRKIVQFASDLNLISTQLADMGLAFKDTKAYGELLRLSKRLITGDLDHQWFEESLRQAYKNKAFKIYTIDKVVQSLVKHAHSIITDPKNAMVMVLFEQDRLKRDTTAKDQILYRLKVRNTMGESENMFRIEYNTDSSHVSIQYVAVDDLTLKEPQNMKEKWDYYVTSYSLSHPTEGITQEDISQPFLGKIIEKEAEYLDDEEQNDKFSPEGVSQSKLKVNIHPETYELTFECGSTDVFTRKSVNKFPSSQSTQPASKMDKFLNSSKGWKKNLSTEIIGRAESKMKILKEQGKLEIDQTLTITAKIEEPNEPISKEDVPEKAV from the coding sequence ATGTCGGCGCCATGGAACCAACAACCGGATGGTccacaacaacaacagcagcagcagcagcaacaaatTCCACCATCGACTGGAATGATTAATGGTGTGCAAGGTCAAAGTGAGAACAGTCCAAATCTGTTACCTCAGCTCGCGCCTCCCGCCGTTAACATCCAGATAAAACCGGAACAtgatcaacaacaacatcacGTGACCCTACCATCGATTTCTACTATTAGTGGATCAAATCAGCCCTCCCAGGGTCAAGGACAGGAACAGGTACAAGGCCAGCAAAACGCACGTTCTCATTCCCATTCACATTCGCATGTGCACCCTCACATCCACGGACCATTGTCTGGTGTTTCTAACCGAATGGATAACATCAATTTACAGAATGGAGGAACTCCTATCAATTCTGCCGCCGGGAGTAACGGTCCTGTCTCAACGAATAGCGAGGGCGCCATCCCTACTCCATCAATTAACAATATCGTTCAACAACCAGATATTACgcatcaacagcaacaacagcaattaCTTCAGGGGCACAATGTCCAGGTGGAAAATGCTATGACAGTGGGACAGGATCCACTGCAACAAGCTCAGTATTCTTCATATAGGCCCTTGAACGTCAAGGATGCTTTATCGTATTTGGAACAGGttaaatttcaattcagCTCTAGACCGGATGTCTACAACCACTTCTTGGACATTATGAAGGACTTCAAATCTCAGGCTATCGATACTCCTGGAGTAATTCAACGAGTAACGACTCTTTTCCAAGGATTCCCGAACTTGATTCAAGGTTTCAATacttttcttcctcatGGGTATAAAATCGAATGTTCTACCAACCCAAACGATCCAATCAAAGTTACCACACCGTTCGGAACTACCGGTGAAGTTTCTGCTGGACCACCTACACAATATCAATTAGCACCCGTAGCTGGCcaaaatgttgaaaaccaaaatattgaaatgcAGCAGCAGGTCTCTCAACCTCAATTCAATAATGGGgatcaaattcaacatcagCAGTTGCAGGATCAGTTGCAGAATCAATCTGCAACCTCGGCTGCAATGCTTGTTTCGCAACCACAATCACAGACCCAACCTCAACAATTACATTCACAACAGTCTCCTCAGCAACAAGGTCAGCCACCACAGAGACAAGCTCAACAACAGCCTCAACCGCCACAGTTAGAGAATCAATTTGtcaatcaaaaaattgttgCAGCTGGTGGTGGAATGCTTGGTGCTTTACCTGGACAGCAAAAGACAGGCGAAGTAGAATTTTCTCATGCCATAAGCTATgtcaacaaaatcaaaactaGGTTTGCTGACCAGCCTGATATCTATAAACAATTCTTGGAAATCTTACAAACCTACCAGAGGGAACAGAAACCAATTCATGAGGTTTATGCTCAAGTAACGATCCTTTTCCAAAATAACCCTGATCTCTTGGACGATTTTAAGAAATTTTTGCCGGACTCTTCTGTTTcacagcaacaacaagaacaacaacaagaaccacagcaacaacaacaagatcaGCAACAGGAACACCAACAAGATCAGGAGCAGCAACATCATGAGCAAAAACAGCAACCGTTACCGcaagatcaaaatcagCAAGCAATGCTCCCACCCCAACCTTACTTACAACAAAATCAATCTATGCAGGGACAAGGATTCTATCCACAATCTGGAGTGTTAATGCAGCCGACGAACCTTCCTCCATTAGGAAATTTTTCTGCTTCAGGCCAAGCATCGCCGGCTGAAAATAGTCATATGCTACCATCTATGCACCAGCACATTGCAGGTGGGCACGTGATACCTCAACATGTTGTGACACAAGGTATGTCCAACCAGGATATTCCTGTATCTGAAATGAGATCAACCATGAATGGCACTTATAATCAAGTAGAGTACATTCAGGGTGCCCCAGGTTATCCTCAACCACTTGAAGGTGTGCAATACATGGAAGCTCCTATGGCTAGACCTGAAATTGACTTGGACCCAAGTCTTGTACCCGTCGTACCAGAACCAATACAACCTCCTGAAGATGCCATTGCATTAGGTGATGAAGTGAcgttctttgaaagagtgAAAAGGTTTATTGGAAACAAGCAAGTTTACGCtgagtttttgaaaattctTAATTTGTACTCACAAGATCTTCTAACAACCTCTGAATTGGTCTCGAAGGTGGAATTCTATTTGCATAGCTCTAAAGAACTTTTCGATTGGTTCAAAAGTTTTGTTGGCTACCAAGAAAAACCCAAACATATCGAAAATATAGTACATGAAAAACATAGATTGGACTTGGACCTCTGCGAAGCATGCGGCCCAAGTTATAAAAAATTGCCAAAAGACGATACCTTCATGCCATGCTCTGGAAGAGACGAAATGTGCTGGGAGGttttgaatgatgaatGGGTGGGTCATCCAGTGTGGGCGTCAGAGGACTCTGGGTTCATTGCTCATCGGAAGAATCAATATGAGGACACACTCTTCAAggtagaagaagaaaggcACGAATATGATTTCTACATCGAGTCCAATTTAAGAACAATTCAAACCTTGGAAACGATTGCTAATAAAATTGCAAACATGACCAACgaggaaaagaacaatttcaaGCTTCCTCCTGGATTGGGTCATACTTCCCTAACAATTTATAAGAAAGTCGTTAGAAAAGTATACGATAAAGACAGAGGTTTTGAGATTATTGACGCCTTACACGAGCACCCAGCTGTCACAGTGCCCAttgttttgaaaagattaaagCAAAAGGATGAAGAATGGAGAAGAGCTCAGAGAGAGTGGAATAAGGTCTGGAGAGAACTTGAGCAAAAGGTTTACTATAAATCGTTGGACCATTTAGGGTTGACCTTTAAACAAGCCGacaagaaattgttgacTACCAAACAACTACTATCTGAAATTAGCAGCATAAAGGTTGATCAAACCAATAAAAGAATACATCCATTGACACCTAAACCAAAGAGTCAGTTAGATTTTGAGATAAATGACCGTGAAGTTTTGtatgatattttggatTTGGTGTTTACGTTCGTTAAGACTAATGCATCCTATTCCAATTCGGATAAGATCAAATTGGATCATTTTTTCAAGGCGTTCATATCTCTATTCTTTTCGTATCCAATCAAAGATGTTAATGAAGCTGTATCTGAACGCTCTTCAATAACTGACCAAGAAaatggagaagaagattctaATAAAAGCGATTCAGAAAAATCTAATAAGAGAACATTATCTGATGAAGACTCTTATCTGATGAAAGACATTTTGCGTAGGACGAAGAATGCAAAAACCTCGAATTCCGAAGAGAATCAAAATAGCTCTTCCGTAAAATCgaatgaagaagatgagaCTGAACTCTTGGCCAAAGAGGCAGCCAAACCTTGGTTACTCGGAAGCCTTATTGATGAAGCCAATAATAGTGGGATAGTATCCGATCGACACATTTTCAATCTCTTCACTAACACAACCATTTATGTTTTCTTCCGTCACTTGAACACTCTCTATGAACGGTTATTAGAAGTCAAGAAAATAGATGCTGAGGTTACTGATGAGATTAAAAACAGGAAAATTGTACAATTTGCCAGCGATTTAAATCTAATTTCGACACAATTGGCTGACATGGGTCTAGCTTTCAAAGACACTAAAGCTTATGGTGAGTTGTTAAGACTTTCGAAAAGATTGATAACTGGTGATTTAGATCATCAATGGTTCGAAGAGAGTTTACGTCAAGCGTACAAGAATAAGGCGTTCAAAATCTACACCATCGACAAAGTCGTCCAGTCACTAGTGAAACATGCCCATAGTATCATAACGGATCCAAAAAATGCCATGGTGATGGTTTTGTTTGAACAAGACAGACTAAAAAGGGATACCACTGCAAAGGATCAGATTTTGTATAGATTGAAGGTCAGGAACACCATGGGAGAATCTGAGAATATGTTCCGTATTGAATACAATACCGACAGCTCACATGTATCAATCCAATACGTTGCCGTGGACGATTTGACATTAAAAGAGCCTCAAAacatgaaagaaaaatgggATTACTATGTCACGTCTTATTCATTGTCTCATCCTACCGAAGGGATAACACAGGAAGATATCAGCCAACCCTTCCTTGGGAAAATCATCGAAAAAGAAGCGGAATATcttgatgatgaggaacAGAATGACAAGTTCTCACCAGAAGGGGTCTCTCAATCCAAGCTCAAAGTTAACATACACCCAGAAACTTATGAACTAACTTTCGAATGTGGTTCAACTGATGTGTTCACCAGAAAATCTGTTAATAAGTTCCCAAGCTCCCAAAGCACTCAACCGGCATCAAAAATGGATAAATTCTTGAATAGTTCTAAGggttggaagaaaaacttGAGCACTGAGATAATTGGACGCGCAGAGTCcaaaatgaaaattttgaaggaaCAAGGTAAATTAGAAATTGACCAAACACTGACAATTACtgcaaaaattgaagaaccaAACGAACCAATCTCTAAGGAAGATGTTCCTGAAAAAGCTGTGTAG
- the PFA4 gene encoding palmitoyltransferase PFA4 (similar to uniprot|Q12006 Saccharomyces cerevisiae YOL003C DHHC- CRD protein) has translation MAIKLKNRWLGVAIPAFLVALIGYGSHYFILSNFLSWNEQIFYQTCQTMIWVSYYLAIYTNPGIPPKDFKPSAEEWHNYCKKCRVYKPERAHHCKTCNQCVLAMDHHCPWTLNCVGHSNFPHFMRFLFWVIFSTAYLLFLLIGRIYLLWSIRHTAFHHRSTSEIIFICIMTPMDAFVLLTVSSLLGRCIYNQCLHGMTQIESWEMDRIQSLHYKNRLLAQVIDRLVERRPEILPAKQHEINKLLSKRYVNQEDFTNFPYDVNPWTNINNAMGPWYLWLWPWSKPPTIGTSFAKNELFFYDPNSSIEDMLMSLPWPPDGLTHHSRALGSGSSIETIVSGGEQVIRDKSVDLRDRLGRNSWYNDWGEDLSDFGVDTELE, from the coding sequence ATGGCtataaaattgaaaaatcgGTGGCTGGGCGTTGCAATACCTGCATTTCTTGTTGCATTGATTGGGTATGGATCTCATTACTTCATTCTTTCGAACTTTCTTTCATGGAATGAGCAAATATTCTATCAAACATGTCAAACTATGATTTGGGTTTCATACTATTTGGCCATTTATACCAACCCAGGTATACCGCCAAAGGATTTTAAGCCGTCTGCGGAAGAATGGCATAATTACTGTAAAAAGTGTCGGGTTTACAAGCCTGAAAGGGCCCATCATTGTAAAACCTGTAATCAATGCGTATTAGCAATGGACCACCATTGTCCTTGGACGCTCAATTGTGTTGGACACAGCAACTTTCCCCATTTTATGCGCTTCTTATTCTGGGTCATTTTCTCTACTGCTTACCTATTATTTCTCCTTATTGGAAGAATCTATCTACTTTGGTCCATAAGGCATACGGCTTTTCATCATAGGTCTACATCAGAGATCATTTTTATCTGCATTATGACTCCTATGGATGCATTTGTATTGCTCACAGTTTCTTCACTACTAGGAAGGTGTATTTATAACCAATGTTTGCATGGTATGACACAAATTGAATCCTGGGAGATGGACAGAATTCAAAGTTTACATTACAAGAACAGGCTTTTGGCTCAAGTTATAGACCGTTTGGTGGAGCGAAGGCCCGAAATACTTCCCGCCAAGCAGCACGAAATTAATAAATTACTCTCAAAAAGATATGTgaatcaagaagatttcaCCAACTTCCCATATGACGTCAACCCATGGACCAATATTAACAATGCAATGGGTCCTTGGTATCTTTGGTTGTGGCCGTGGTCCAAGCCGCCAACTATAGGGACATCATTCGCCAAGAACgaactttttttctatgATCCAAATTCATCTATAGAGGATATGCTTATGTCTTTACCTTGGCCTCCTGATGGTTTGACACATCATTCCCGGGCTTTAGGATCAGGATCATCAATCGAGACGATAGTTTCTGGAGGTGAACAAGTAATAAGAGATAAATCCGTAGATCTCAGGGATAGGTTAGGGCGGAATTCCTGGTATAACGATTGGGGAGAAGACCTATCCGATTTCGGAGTAGATACTGAACTTGAATAG
- the YKU70 gene encoding ATP-dependent DNA helicase YKU70 (similar to uniprot|P32807 Saccharomyces cerevisiae YMR284W YKU70 Forms heterodimer with Yku80p known as Ku binds chromosome ends and is involved in maintaining normal telomere length and structure in addition to participating in the formation of silent chromatin at telomere-proximal genes) gives MSFEQPDFLKSQLTQTRDDDKESDHKKWRRYEAHDGIVFCIQLTPTMYLSNPDLGGKIQLLEILDSLNDLMSQLVVVMPSTAVGCYIYNCSHPNAEDNVYELIPLRDVNYKNMKRVSDLLEDIEQDRILLKDEIPIADPNNPIELSPVLIKVRETFLQPIEGQKQLTNKKIFFFTDDDKPAEFLNVDSRSRLRKVVDDLYDYYINFVTFFIGSEDKPFDDSMYADILKWGSKINEAQSWLSSHGPSTNPINASYIKSKVKRTKEIKRIKFRCPLMLDERADLVVSVNGYTIVSHEIPGSKYKLVYANGSVRREAYSHREYLDAETGEAVDNSQLSKVYTFGDEIIELTEDENLKIQSGYSEHESFLKLIGFRSTEQCLHYYDNIDVPAFVVPNEEDYAGSIKTLASLYRTMLFKKKSAMVWGKLRPNSPPSMFVLTPSSKKDYNQGFYLYKVPFMEEVRKLPDFLNHSALIESDDYKVMSKVTETLINFFNLKNGYRPSDFHNPALQKHFKILREYLLQIEVDKSKPEDEGDETLQKVKQIYARIASSAKSDDVKQQRLVKYLKLWNSFYNRLSNLEVDTKPTKNKKAKLNL, from the coding sequence ATGTCTTTCGAACAACCTGACTTTTTAAAGAGTCAATTGACTCAAACAAGAGACGATGATAAAGAAAGTGATCACAAGAAATGGAGACGCTACGAAGCACATGATGGTATCGTGTTTTGTATTCAGCTAACACCCACGATGTATCTTTCAAACCCTGATCTTGGAGGCAAAATTCAACTCTTAGAGATTTTAGATTCACTAAATGATTTAATGTCACAATTGGTAGTTGTTATGCCAAGTACTGCAGTTGGCTGTTATATTTACAACTGTTCTCATCCTAACGCTGAAGATAATGTGTATGAACTAATACCGTTACGTGATGTGAACTATAAGAATATGAAACGTGTATCTGATCTGTTGGAAGATATAGAACAGGATAGAATACTTCTCAAAGATGAGATTCCTATCGCAGACCCAAACAACCCAATTGAACTTTCTCCAGTATTGATCAAAGTTAGAGAAACATTTTTACAACCGATAGAAGGACAGAAGCAACTGACtaacaagaaaatatttttttttactgATGACGACAAACCGGCTGAGTTCTTGAACGTTGACAGCAGATCTCGTCTTAGAAAAGTTGTCGACGATTTATATGACTATTATATCAATTTTGtcacatttttcattgGTTCTGAAGATAAACCATTTGACGATTCTATGTATGCAGATATCTTGAAATGGGGTTCAAAGATCAACGAAGCACAATCATGGCTATCCTCACACGGCCCTAGTACTAATCCCATTAATGCATCGTACATAAAATcgaaagtgaaaagaacaaaggaAATCAAGAGAATCAAATTCCGATGCCCCTTGATGTTAGATGAAAGAGCTGATTTGGTAGTTTCAGTGAATGGATATACTATTGTCTCTCATGAGATACCCGGCTCGAAATACAAGCTTGTATATGCCAACGGTAGTGTCAGAAGAGAGGCATACTCTCACCGAGAATATTTAGACGCTGAAACTGGGGAAGCAGTTGATAATAGTCAGTTGTCTAAGGTCTACACTTTTGGCGATGAGATCATAGAATTAACAGAAGACGAGAATCTCAAAATTCAAAGCGGATACAGCGAACATGAAtcatttttgaagttaATAGGATTCAGGTCAACGGAACAGTGTTTACACTATTATGACAACATTGACGTACCAGCTTTTGTTGTACCGAACGAGGAAGACTATGCAGGCTCGATCAAGACACTAGCATCACTATATAGAACAATgttattcaaaaagaagtCTGCAATGGTCTGGGGAAAACTACGGCCAAACTCTCCACCATCCATGTTTGTCCTAACACCAAGCTCCAAGAAAGATTATAACCAAGGTTTCTATCTCTACAAGGTTCCATTTATGGAAGAGGTCCGAAAACTTCCTGATTTCTTAAATCATTCTGCGTTAATAGAATCAGATGATTATAAAGTGATGAGCAAAGTGACAGAAACTTTgataaacttcttcaatctcAAAAATGGGTATAGACCATCAGATTTTCATAACCCTGCATTACAAAAGcatttcaaaatattaagGGAATACCTTTTACAGATTGAGGTGGATAAATCGAAACCTGAAGATGAAGGTGATGAAACCCTTCAAAAGGTGAAGCAGATTTATGCACGAATTGCCAGTTCTGCGAAATCTGATGACGTAAAGCAACAACGGTTAGTAAAATACCTGAAACTTTGGAATTCTTTCTACAACCGTCTGAGTAACTTAGAAGTCGATACGAAACCCACCAAAAATAAGAAAGCAAAGCTTAATCTGTAG
- the NGL2 gene encoding RNA exonuclease (similar to uniprot|Q03264 Saccharomyces cerevisiae YMR285C): MAGSTQDTGVKDVPKELVEQAKKLSITDGMDQLKVEGKNKVKDKKSKKKGKALNEITPEYIAEMRAKREAAKIAKKEALIAQGIDPKLPADLRFIKRPMLAVPRDSSGQSTREVCPISIMTYNCLAQALIRRTLFPTSGNAVKWFKRSQVLLNEFKYYNVDVLCLQEIDTVQYKSFWKMEFTKLGYMCQFHFNPTKNHGVLIAWKEDLFDMTDKMLIDYDKETTGAIEPRTTTKNVGMLLSLKFKKKVLEKYPDTKVSGIIIGTTHLFWHPFGTYERTRQCYIVLKKVKEFQNRINVLQNEKDGDNSHWPAFFCGDFNSQPFDAPYLSITSKPVEYTGRAKTVIECSTSFTFSKLRDGDEGEGEEGGNIEKFGKGQPETPVPESFSGNEEQKQLCENMKTLHNDIDMRAISLYSIAYSKVHPENSGLDNKRNEPEISNWAHAWRGLLDYLYYVTSWDGCDCTKIDELSTFEQNYGVQVLELLRIPPAKEMTEHGQPHEGEYPSDHLCMIVKLGIIM, encoded by the coding sequence ATGGCTGGTAGTACGCAAGACACCGGCGTCAAAGACGTTCCAAAAGAGCTTGTGGAACAAGCAAAAAAGCTATCGATTACTGATGGGATGGACCAGTTGAAGGTAGAAGGTAAGAATAAAGTAAAGGACAAGAAAAGTAAGAAAAAAGGCAAGGCCTTGAATGAGATCACTCCAGAGTATATCGCTGAGATGCGAGCTAAGAGAGAAGCTGCGAAAATAGCAAAAAAAGAGGCTCTTATTGCTCAAGGTATAGATCCAAAATTGCCCGCAGACCTTAGATTTATCAAAAGGCCGATGTTAGCTGTTCCTCGAGATTCATCAGGCCAATCGACGAGAGAGGTATGTCCAATCAGTATAATGACGTATAATTGTCTTGCCCAAGCTTTGATTAGAAGAACACTGTTTCCTACGAGCGGAAATGCTGTTAAATGGTTTAAAAGATCTCAAGTTTTACtcaatgaattcaaatattACAATGTTGACGTACTGTGTTTGCAAGAAATTGACACGGTTCAATACAAGTCTTTCTGGAAAATGGAGTTCACAAAACTAGGTTACATGTGTCAATTCCATTTTAATCCTACCAAAAACCACGGAGTATTAATTGCTTGGAAAGAAGATCTATTTGATATGACAGATAAGATGTTAATTGACTACgacaaagaaacaacagGTGCCATTGAACCAAGAACAACTACCAAAAATGTTGGCATGTTgctttctttgaagtttaAAAAGAAAGTGCTAGAAAAATATCCAGACACCAAAGTCAGTGGTATAATTATTGGTACCACACATTTGTTTTGGCATCCATTTGGCACATATGAACGGACAAGACAATGCTATATTGTACtaaaaaaagtaaaagaATTCCAGAATCGAATCAACGTTCTTCAAAACGAAAAAGACGGTGATAATTCACATTGGCCAGCATTTTTCTGTGGcgatttcaattctcaGCCGTTTGATGCCCCATATTTGTCCATCACATCAAAACCAGTGGAATATACCGGAAGGGCTAAAACAGTTATAGAGTGCAGCACTTCATTTACCTTCTCTAAACTAAGAGATGGGGATGAaggagaaggagaagaaggCGgcaacattgaaaaatttggtAAAGGTCAACCTGAGACCCCCGTGCCAGAATCTTTTTCCGGCAACGAAGAGCAAAAGCAGTTATGTGAGAACATGAAAACCCTTCATAATGACATTGACATGCGCGCTATATCCTTGTATTCAATTGCTTACTCGAAAGTTCATCCTGAAAACTCAGGATTGGACAACAAGCGTAATGAACCTGAAATATCTAATTGGGCACATGCATGGAGAGGTTTGTTAGACTACTTGTATTATGTTACATCATGGGATGGATGCGATTGTACTAAGATAGATGAGCTATCAACATTTGAGCAAAATTATGGAGTTCAAGTTCTTGAGCTTCTAAGAATACCTCCCGCCAAGGAAATGACAGAGCATGGACAACCTCATGAAGGTGAATATCCTAGTGATCATTTGTGCATGATTGTTAAACTGGGAATCATAATGTAA
- the MRPL33 gene encoding mitochondrial 54S ribosomal protein uL30m (highly similar to uniprot|P20084 Saccharomyces cerevisiae YMR286W MRPL33 Mitochondrial ribosomal protein of the large subunit) — protein MVFYRITLQRSVIGTPQKTRAVVKSLGLGKRGSVAYQPATPSIAGAVAQIKELVSVELADKALSKAEQRELRKSNPGFTVEKRV, from the coding sequence ATGGTTTTCTACAGAATTACATTACAGAGGTCAGTCATTGGTACTCCACAGAAGACTAGGGCAGTGGTCAAGAGTTTAGGACTCGGAAAAAGAGGATCTGTCGCATATCAACCAGCTACACCATCTATTGCAGGTGCTGTCGCTCAGATAAAGGAGCTTGTGAGCGTTGAGCTTGCCGATAAAGCTTTAAGTAAGGCAGAACAGCGTGAGCTAAGAAAATCAAATCCTGGATTTACTGTCGAAAAGAGAGTATAG